A section of the Citrobacter farmeri genome encodes:
- a CDS encoding alpha-D-ribose 1-methylphosphonate 5-phosphate C-P-lyase PhnJ produces MIRRAILKAVAIPGFQVPFGGREMPMPYGWGTGGIQITASVIGEPDVLKVIDQGADDTTNAVSIRNFFKRVTGVNTTERTEDATLIQTRHRIPETPLREDQILIFQVPIPEPLRFIEPRETETRTMHALEEYGIMQVKLYEDIAHFGHIATTYAYPVKVNGRYVMDPSPIPKFDNPKMDMMPALQLFGAGREKRIYAVPPYTRVESLDFDDHPFSVQTWDAPCAICGSTHSYLDEVVLDDTGKRMFVCSDTDYCRQQSEALSQ; encoded by the coding sequence ATGATCCGCCGCGCGATCCTCAAAGCGGTGGCGATCCCCGGCTTCCAGGTGCCGTTCGGTGGCCGCGAAATGCCGATGCCCTATGGCTGGGGAACCGGCGGGATCCAGATTACCGCCAGCGTGATTGGCGAACCGGACGTGTTAAAGGTTATCGATCAGGGCGCGGATGACACCACTAACGCCGTGTCGATTCGCAACTTCTTCAAACGCGTCACCGGGGTCAATACCACCGAACGCACGGAAGACGCGACGCTGATCCAGACCCGTCACCGGATCCCGGAAACACCGCTGAGGGAAGATCAGATCCTGATCTTCCAGGTGCCAATCCCCGAACCGCTGCGCTTTATCGAACCACGCGAGACAGAAACCCGCACCATGCATGCGCTGGAGGAGTACGGGATCATGCAGGTAAAACTGTATGAAGATATCGCCCACTTCGGCCACATCGCGACGACCTACGCCTACCCGGTGAAGGTGAATGGCCGCTATGTGATGGACCCGTCGCCAATCCCGAAATTCGATAACCCGAAGATGGACATGATGCCCGCCCTCCAGCTGTTTGGCGCGGGACGCGAAAAACGCATCTACGCCGTACCGCCGTATACCCGCGTGGAGAGCCTCGATTTCGACGATCATCCGTTCAGCGTACAGACCTGGGATGCGCCCTGCGCTATCTGCGGTTCAACGCACAGTTATCTTGATGAAGTGGTGCTCGATGACACCGGCAAACGCATGTTTGTCTGCTCAGACACCGACTACTGCCGCCAACAAAGCGAGGCACTCAGCCAATGA
- the fdhF gene encoding formate dehydrogenase subunit alpha codes for MKKVVTVCPYCASGCKINLVVDNGKIVRAEAAQGKTNQGTLCLKGYYGWDFINDTQILTPRLKTPMIRRQRGGKLESVSWDEALNYVAERLSAIKAKYGPDAIQTTGSSRGTGNETNYIMQKFARAVIGTNNVDCCARVUHGPSVAGLHQSVGNGAMSNAINEIDNTDLVFIFGYNPADSHPIVANHVINAKRNGAKIIVCDPRKIETARIADMHIALRNGSNIALLNAIGHVIIEENLYDQAFVASRTEGFEEYRKIVEGYTPESVEDITGVSASEIRQAARMYAGAKNATILWGMGVTQFYQGVETVRSLTSLAMLTGNLGKPSVGVNPVRGQNNVQGACDMGALPDTYPGYQYVKDPANREKFAKAWGVDSLPAHTGYRISELPHRAAHGEVRAAYIMGEDPLQTDAELSAVRKGFEDLELVIVQDIFMTKTASAADVILPSTSWGEHEGVFTAADRGFQRFFKAVEPKWDLKTDWQIISEIATRMGYPMHYNNTQEIWDELRHLCPDFYGVTYEKMGELGYIQWPCRDTSDADQGTSYLFKEKFDTPNGMAQFFTCDWVAPIDKLTDEYPMVLSTVREVGHYSCRSMTGNCAALAALADEPGYAQINAADAARLGIEDEALVWVHSRKGKIITRAQVSERPNKGAIYMTYQWWIGACNELVTENLSPITKTPEYKYCAVRVEPIANQSAAEQYVIDEYNKLKTRLRETAMG; via the coding sequence ATGAAAAAAGTCGTCACGGTTTGCCCGTATTGCGCATCAGGTTGCAAAATCAACCTGGTGGTCGATAACGGCAAAATCGTCCGGGCTGAGGCGGCGCAGGGGAAAACCAATCAGGGTACTCTGTGTCTGAAGGGCTATTACGGCTGGGATTTTATTAACGATACCCAGATCCTGACCCCGCGCCTGAAAACCCCTATGATTCGTCGCCAGCGTGGCGGCAAACTGGAATCTGTTTCCTGGGATGAAGCGCTGAACTACGTCGCCGAACGCCTGAGCGCCATCAAAGCGAAATACGGCCCTGATGCCATCCAGACGACCGGCTCGTCGCGTGGCACCGGGAATGAAACCAACTACATCATGCAAAAATTTGCGCGCGCCGTTATTGGAACCAATAACGTTGACTGCTGCGCTCGCGTCTGACACGGCCCATCGGTTGCAGGTCTGCACCAGTCGGTCGGTAACGGCGCAATGAGTAATGCAATTAACGAAATTGATAACACCGATTTAGTGTTTATCTTCGGTTACAACCCGGCAGATTCCCACCCTATTGTGGCGAATCATGTGATTAACGCGAAACGTAACGGGGCGAAAATTATCGTCTGCGATCCGCGCAAAATTGAAACTGCGCGCATTGCCGACATGCACATCGCATTACGAAACGGCTCGAATATCGCGCTATTGAATGCGATAGGCCATGTCATTATTGAAGAAAACCTGTACGACCAGGCGTTTGTGGCCTCGCGTACGGAAGGTTTTGAAGAGTACCGCAAGATTGTTGAAGGCTATACGCCGGAGTCTGTCGAGGACATCACCGGCGTCAGCGCGAGTGAGATTCGACAGGCGGCGCGGATGTATGCCGGGGCGAAAAACGCGACCATCCTGTGGGGCATGGGTGTGACCCAGTTCTATCAGGGCGTGGAAACCGTACGTTCACTGACCAGCCTCGCAATGCTCACTGGCAACCTCGGTAAGCCCAGCGTGGGCGTTAACCCGGTACGTGGCCAGAACAACGTTCAGGGCGCGTGCGATATGGGTGCGCTGCCGGATACCTATCCGGGCTATCAGTATGTGAAAGATCCGGCTAACCGCGAGAAATTCGCCAAAGCCTGGGGCGTGGACAGTCTGCCTGCGCACACCGGCTATCGCATCAGCGAGCTGCCGCACCGGGCGGCACATGGCGAAGTGCGCGCGGCATACATCATGGGTGAAGATCCGCTGCAAACCGATGCGGAACTCTCAGCGGTGCGCAAAGGCTTTGAGGATCTGGAACTGGTCATCGTGCAGGACATCTTTATGACCAAAACCGCATCGGCGGCGGATGTTATTTTACCGTCGACGTCGTGGGGCGAGCATGAAGGGGTCTTTACCGCCGCTGACCGTGGCTTCCAGCGCTTCTTTAAAGCCGTTGAGCCAAAGTGGGATCTGAAAACCGACTGGCAAATCATCAGTGAGATCGCCACCCGGATGGGGTATCCGATGCACTACAACAACACCCAGGAGATCTGGGATGAGTTGCGTCATCTGTGCCCGGATTTCTACGGTGTGACTTACGAGAAAATGGGCGAACTGGGCTACATCCAGTGGCCTTGCCGCGATACGTCGGACGCCGACCAGGGGACGTCTTATCTCTTTAAAGAAAAATTTGATACCCCGAACGGCATGGCACAATTCTTCACCTGCGACTGGGTCGCGCCGATCGATAAACTCACCGACGAATACCCGATGGTACTGTCGACGGTGCGTGAAGTCGGCCACTACTCCTGTCGTTCGATGACCGGTAACTGTGCGGCCCTGGCCGCGCTGGCAGACGAACCGGGCTATGCGCAAATCAACGCGGCCGACGCGGCGCGTCTGGGCATTGAGGATGAAGCGCTTGTCTGGGTTCATTCGCGCAAAGGCAAAATTATCACCCGCGCGCAGGTCAGTGAACGCCCTAACAAAGGGGCGATTTATATGACCTACCAGTGGTGGATTGGCGCCTGTAACGAGTTGGTGACCGAGAACTTAAGCCCGATTACCAAAACGCCGGAGTACAAGTATTGTGCCGTGCGCGTGGAGCCGATTGCCAATCAATCCGCCGCAGAGCAGTACGTGATTGATGAGTACAACAAGCTGAAGACCCGTCTGCGCGAAACCGCAATGGGTTAA
- the phnN gene encoding ribose 1,5-bisphosphokinase, producing MGKLIWLMGPSGSGKDSLLTELRQQEHAQLLVAHRYITRAANAGSENHVALSEQEFFTRAGHNLLALSWHANGFYYGVGVEIDLWLNGGFDVVVNGSRAHLPQAQARYGTALLPVCLQVSPEILRQRLQARGRESETEIAARLERAARYAPFDCHTLNNDGSLRQSVDTLLALMGRKELRHVCL from the coding sequence ATGGGAAAGCTGATCTGGCTGATGGGGCCGTCCGGCTCCGGAAAGGACAGTTTGCTGACGGAGCTCCGTCAGCAGGAACATGCGCAACTGCTGGTGGCGCATCGTTACATCACCCGTGCGGCTAACGCCGGGAGCGAGAATCATGTAGCCCTGAGCGAACAGGAGTTTTTCACCCGCGCCGGACATAACCTGCTGGCGCTAAGCTGGCATGCTAACGGCTTTTACTATGGCGTCGGCGTGGAGATCGATCTCTGGCTCAACGGTGGCTTCGATGTGGTGGTCAACGGTTCACGCGCGCACCTTCCCCAGGCGCAGGCGCGCTACGGTACGGCGCTGCTGCCGGTCTGTTTACAGGTCTCCCCTGAGATTTTGCGCCAGCGCTTACAAGCGCGTGGGCGAGAAAGCGAAACAGAGATCGCCGCGCGTCTCGAACGCGCCGCCCGCTATGCCCCGTTTGATTGCCATACGTTGAATAATGACGGCAGTTTGCGCCAGTCCGTTGATACACTGCTAGCGTTAATGGGACGCAAGGAGCTACGCCATGTCTGCCTGTGA
- the phnL gene encoding phosphonate C-P lyase system protein PhnL: MNAIRVENVSKTFVLHQQNGVRLPVLQNASLEVKNGECVVLHGHSGSGKSTLLRSLYANYLPDEGHIHIRHSDEWVDLVQAPARKVLEVRRTTIGWVSQFLRVIPRISALDVVMQPLLDLGVPRETCAAKAANLLTRLNVPERLWHLAPSTFSGGEQQRVNIARGFIVNYPILLLDEPTASLDAKNSAAVVALIEEAKARGAAIVGIFHDQTVRDRVADRLHLMGTTP, from the coding sequence ATGAACGCGATCCGCGTTGAAAACGTCAGTAAAACCTTTGTGCTCCACCAGCAAAACGGCGTGCGCCTGCCGGTGCTGCAAAACGCCTCGCTGGAGGTAAAAAATGGGGAATGCGTCGTGCTGCATGGTCATTCCGGCAGCGGGAAATCGACCCTGCTGCGTTCGCTGTATGCCAACTACCTGCCCGACGAAGGGCACATTCACATTCGCCATAGTGACGAGTGGGTGGATCTGGTGCAGGCACCGGCGCGCAAAGTGCTGGAGGTACGCCGCACAACGATCGGCTGGGTGAGCCAGTTTCTGCGGGTGATCCCGCGGATCTCCGCGCTGGATGTCGTCATGCAGCCGCTGCTGGATCTCGGCGTACCGCGCGAGACCTGTGCCGCCAAAGCCGCAAACCTGCTGACCCGCCTGAACGTGCCGGAACGCCTCTGGCATCTCGCGCCGTCAACCTTTTCCGGCGGTGAACAACAGCGCGTCAATATTGCGCGCGGTTTTATCGTCAACTACCCGATTCTGCTACTCGACGAGCCGACCGCGTCGCTGGATGCCAAAAACAGTGCCGCCGTGGTAGCGCTGATTGAAGAGGCAAAAGCGCGCGGTGCGGCAATTGTCGGCATTTTTCACGATCAAACTGTGCGCGACCGCGTGGCGGATCGTTTGCACCTGATGGGAACAACACCATGA
- the phnO gene encoding aminoalkylphosphonate N-acetyltransferase, giving the protein MSACELRRATAQDTEAVYALVCELKQASFDYPAFRAGFTANLQDARLRYQLALLDGQAVGLIGLHLQYHLHHANWIGEIQELVVMPQVRGLKIGSQLLAWAEQEARKAGAEMTELSTSVKRHDAHRFYLREGYEQSHFRFTKAL; this is encoded by the coding sequence ATGTCTGCCTGTGAACTTCGTCGCGCCACGGCGCAAGACACCGAGGCCGTGTACGCGCTCGTTTGCGAACTGAAACAAGCCTCGTTTGATTACCCGGCCTTTCGCGCCGGGTTCACCGCGAATTTGCAGGATGCCCGACTGCGCTATCAGTTAGCGCTGCTTGACGGTCAGGCGGTTGGGCTGATTGGCCTGCACCTGCAATATCATTTACATCACGCCAACTGGATTGGTGAGATTCAGGAACTGGTGGTGATGCCGCAGGTGCGGGGTTTGAAAATCGGCAGCCAGCTCCTGGCATGGGCGGAACAGGAAGCCCGCAAAGCGGGTGCGGAGATGACGGAGCTGTCCACCAGCGTGAAGCGTCATGACGCCCACCGTTTTTATCTGCGCGAAGGCTACGAACAGAGCCATTTTCGCTTCACAAAAGCATTGTGA
- the yjdP gene encoding DDRRRQL repeat protein YjdP, which produces MKRTPTLFLFSLLSLATVPAQADIIDDAIGNIQQAINDAYKPDSGRDYEDSRDDRWQNDMSDDRRRQYDDRRRQLEDRRRQLDDRQRQLDRERRQLEDEERRMEEDYER; this is translated from the coding sequence ATGAAACGCACTCCGACGCTCTTTTTATTCAGCCTGCTGTCGCTGGCTACCGTGCCGGCACAGGCTGATATTATTGATGATGCCATTGGCAACATTCAGCAGGCGATCAACGATGCCTATAAGCCTGACAGCGGGCGGGACTACGAGGATTCGCGTGACGACAGATGGCAGAACGACATGAGCGACGATCGCCGCAGACAGTATGACGACCGTCGCCGTCAGCTTGAGGACAGACGTCGTCAACTGGACGATCGCCAGCGCCAGCTCGATCGCGAGCGCCGCCAACTGGAAGATGAAGAGCGTCGAATGGAAGAGGACTACGAGCGTTAA
- the phnM gene encoding alpha-D-ribose 1-methylphosphonate 5-triphosphate diphosphatase: protein MIINNVKLVLEDEVVQGSLEMQEGVIRAFAQSQSRLPQALDGEGGWLLPGLIELHTDNLDKFFTPRPKVDWPAHSAMSSHDALMVASGITTVLDAVAIGDVRDGGDRLENLEKMINAVEETQKRGVNRAEHRLHLRCELPHHTTLPLFEKLVGREPVTLVSLMDHSPGQRQFANREKYREYYQGKYSLTDEQMARYEEEQLQLAARWSQPNRTAIAQLCRERHIALASHDDATPGHVLESHQLGSVIAEFPTTFEAAEASRQHGMNVLMGAPNIVRGGSHSGNVAAHTLAELDLLDILSSDYYPASLLDAAFRVADDAANRFTLPQAIRLVTANPARALSLSDRGTIAEGKRADLVLAHRKGDHIHIDHVWRQGKRVF from the coding sequence ATGATTATCAACAATGTAAAGCTGGTGCTGGAAGATGAAGTGGTGCAGGGATCGCTGGAAATGCAGGAGGGTGTGATTCGCGCATTTGCGCAAAGTCAGAGCCGTCTGCCGCAGGCGCTGGACGGTGAAGGCGGCTGGCTGTTGCCGGGCCTGATTGAACTTCACACCGATAATCTCGACAAATTCTTCACCCCACGCCCGAAGGTGGACTGGCCCGCCCATTCGGCGATGAGCAGCCACGACGCGCTGATGGTCGCCAGCGGTATCACCACCGTGCTGGACGCGGTGGCGATTGGCGATGTCCGCGACGGCGGCGATCGTCTGGAAAACCTGGAGAAGATGATCAACGCCGTGGAAGAGACGCAGAAACGTGGGGTGAACCGCGCCGAACACCGCCTGCATCTGCGCTGTGAACTGCCGCATCACACCACGTTACCGCTGTTCGAGAAACTGGTTGGTCGCGAACCCGTCACGCTGGTTTCGCTGATGGACCACTCGCCGGGCCAGCGCCAGTTCGCTAACCGTGAGAAGTACCGTGAGTATTATCAGGGCAAGTATTCGCTGACCGATGAACAGATGGCGCGCTACGAAGAGGAACAACTTCAGCTTGCCGCACGCTGGTCACAGCCCAACCGGACGGCCATCGCACAGTTGTGCCGCGAGCGTCACATTGCGCTGGCGAGCCACGATGACGCCACCCCCGGGCATGTGCTTGAATCTCATCAGCTTGGCAGCGTGATCGCCGAATTTCCCACCACCTTCGAAGCCGCAGAAGCCTCTCGCCAACACGGCATGAATGTACTGATGGGCGCGCCGAACATCGTGCGCGGCGGCTCTCACTCCGGCAACGTCGCGGCGCATACGCTGGCGGAGTTGGATCTGCTGGATATTCTTTCGTCGGATTACTACCCTGCCAGCCTGCTGGATGCCGCGTTTCGCGTCGCGGACGACGCGGCCAACCGCTTCACCTTGCCACAGGCGATCCGCCTGGTGACCGCCAACCCGGCGCGGGCACTCAGCCTCAGCGATCGCGGTACGATCGCCGAAGGTAAACGCGCCGATCTGGTACTGGCCCACCGCAAGGGCGATCACATTCACATCGACCACGTCTGGCGTCAGGGAAAGAGGGTATTCTGA
- the phnP gene encoding phosphonate metabolism protein PhnP, with product MSLTITLSGTGGAQGVPAFGCDCAACRRARLQESYRRRPCSGVVKFNDTVTLLDAGIPHLMDDWPAGSFRQFLLTHYHMDHVQGLFPLRWGVGASIPVYGPADEQGCDDLFKHPGILDFSHTVEPFVVFELQGLQVTPLPLNHSKLTLGYLLETAHSRVAWLSDTAGLPDKTLTFLLNNQPQVIIIDCSHAPHPEPPRNHSDLTAVMALNEVIHCPQVILTHISHQFDVWLMDNPLPNGFEAGYDGMQIVVD from the coding sequence ATGAGTCTGACCATTACACTAAGCGGCACGGGCGGTGCGCAAGGCGTGCCGGCATTTGGCTGCGACTGCGCCGCCTGTCGTCGCGCGCGTTTGCAGGAATCGTATCGCCGACGCCCGTGTAGCGGCGTGGTCAAATTCAACGATACGGTGACGCTGCTGGATGCGGGCATACCGCACCTGATGGACGACTGGCCGGCGGGTAGCTTCCGACAGTTTTTACTCACCCACTATCACATGGACCACGTCCAGGGATTGTTTCCGCTGCGCTGGGGCGTTGGGGCATCCATCCCGGTGTACGGCCCGGCGGACGAACAGGGTTGCGACGATCTGTTTAAACACCCCGGCATTCTGGACTTTAGCCACACCGTCGAGCCGTTTGTGGTGTTTGAGTTACAGGGATTACAGGTCACACCGCTGCCGCTGAATCACTCAAAGCTGACGCTGGGTTATCTTCTGGAAACGGCGCACAGCCGCGTGGCGTGGCTGTCTGATACCGCCGGGCTGCCCGATAAAACGCTCACCTTTCTGCTCAACAATCAACCGCAGGTTATCATCATCGACTGTAGCCATGCGCCGCACCCGGAACCACCGCGCAATCACAGTGATTTAACCGCGGTGATGGCACTCAATGAGGTGATTCACTGCCCGCAGGTGATCCTTACTCATATCAGCCACCAGTTTGACGTCTGGCTGATGGATAACCCGCTCCCGAACGGATTTGAAGCGGGCTATGACGGGATGCAGATTGTCGTGGATTAA
- the phnK gene encoding phosphonate C-P lyase system protein PhnK, with translation MTQPLLSVNNLTHLYAPGKGFSDVSFDLWPGEVLGIVGESGSGKTTLLKSISSRLAPQSGEIQYQNRSLYAMSEADRRRLLRTEWGVVHQHPLDGLRRQVSAGGNIGERLMATGARHYGEIRATAQRWLEEVEIPASRIDDLPTTFSGGMQQRLQIARNLVTHPKLVFMDEPTGGLDVSVQAKLLDLLRGLVVELDLAVVIVTHDLGVARLLADRLLVMKQGQVVESGLTDRVLDDPHHPYTQLLVSSVLQN, from the coding sequence ATGACGCAACCGCTGCTTTCGGTTAATAACCTGACCCATCTCTACGCGCCGGGCAAAGGCTTCAGCGATGTCTCTTTTGACCTGTGGCCTGGTGAAGTGCTGGGCATTGTCGGCGAGTCCGGTTCCGGTAAAACCACTCTGCTGAAATCCATCTCTTCACGCCTGGCGCCGCAGTCAGGCGAGATTCAGTACCAGAACCGTTCGCTCTACGCCATGAGCGAAGCCGACCGTCGTCGCCTGCTGCGCACCGAATGGGGCGTAGTGCATCAACATCCGCTGGACGGCCTGCGCCGCCAGGTCTCGGCGGGCGGCAATATTGGCGAACGCCTGATGGCGACCGGTGCGCGCCACTATGGCGAGATCCGCGCCACGGCTCAGCGCTGGCTGGAAGAGGTCGAAATTCCGGCCTCACGTATCGACGACCTGCCGACGACCTTTTCCGGCGGCATGCAGCAGCGTTTACAGATCGCGCGCAACCTCGTCACGCATCCGAAGCTGGTGTTTATGGATGAACCGACCGGCGGCCTCGACGTCTCCGTACAGGCGAAGCTGCTGGATCTGCTGCGCGGACTGGTGGTGGAACTGGATCTGGCGGTGGTAATTGTCACCCACGATTTAGGCGTGGCGCGCCTGCTGGCAGACCGTCTGCTGGTGATGAAACAGGGTCAGGTGGTGGAAAGTGGATTAACCGACCGCGTGCTCGACGATCCGCACCATCCCTACACCCAGTTGCTGGTGTCGTCAGTTTTACAGAATTGA
- the gltP gene encoding glutamate/aspartate:proton symporter GltP: protein MKSFKLSLAWQILIAMVLGILLGSYLHYHSDSREWLIANLLSPAGDIFIHLIKMIVVPIVISTLIVGIAGVGDAKQLGRIGAKTILYFEVITTIAIILGITLANVFQPGSGIDMSQLATVDISKYQNTTAEVQSHAHGLMGTILSLVPTNIVASMARGDMLPIIFFSVLFGLGLSSLPATHREPLVTVFRSISETMFKVTHMVMRYAPIGVFALIAVTVANFGFASLWPLAKLVLLVHFAILFFALVVLGIVARICGLSIWILIRILKDELILAYSTASSESVLPRIIEKMEAYGAPASITSFVVPTGYSFNLDGSTLYQSIAAIFIAQLYGIDLSLWQEIVLVLTLMVTSKGIAGVPGVSFVVLLATLGSVGIPLEGLAFIAGVDRILDMARTALNVVGNALAVLVIAKWEHKFDRKKALAYEREVLGSFDKTAQ from the coding sequence ATGAAAAGTTTTAAACTCAGCCTGGCCTGGCAGATCCTGATTGCCATGGTGCTGGGCATCTTACTCGGCAGTTATCTGCATTATCACAGCGACAGTCGCGAATGGCTGATTGCAAACCTGCTCTCTCCGGCAGGGGATATCTTTATCCATCTGATTAAAATGATCGTTGTGCCGATTGTGATCTCTACGCTGATTGTCGGGATTGCCGGTGTCGGTGATGCGAAACAACTGGGACGTATTGGCGCGAAAACGATTCTCTATTTCGAAGTGATCACGACCATCGCCATTATCCTCGGGATTACGCTGGCGAATGTGTTTCAGCCGGGATCCGGCATTGACATGTCGCAACTGGCGACCGTGGACATTTCGAAATACCAGAACACGACGGCAGAAGTGCAGAGCCACGCGCATGGCCTGATGGGCACCATTTTGTCGTTGGTCCCGACGAACATTGTTGCTTCCATGGCGAGAGGCGACATGCTGCCTATTATCTTCTTCTCGGTGCTGTTTGGTCTGGGACTTTCCTCACTGCCGGCAACGCATCGTGAGCCGCTGGTGACCGTGTTCCGTTCTATTTCCGAAACCATGTTTAAAGTGACGCACATGGTGATGCGTTATGCGCCGATCGGGGTATTCGCGCTGATTGCCGTGACCGTGGCGAACTTCGGTTTTGCCTCACTGTGGCCGCTGGCGAAGCTGGTACTGTTGGTTCATTTCGCGATCCTGTTCTTCGCGCTGGTGGTGCTGGGTATCGTTGCGCGCATTTGTGGGCTGAGCATCTGGATCCTGATCCGTATTCTGAAAGACGAGTTGATTCTGGCGTACTCTACCGCCAGCTCCGAAAGCGTTCTGCCGCGGATTATCGAGAAGATGGAAGCCTATGGCGCGCCAGCCTCGATCACCAGTTTCGTGGTGCCGACCGGTTACTCGTTTAACCTCGACGGCTCGACCCTGTACCAGAGTATTGCCGCGATCTTCATCGCACAGTTGTACGGTATCGACCTGTCGCTGTGGCAGGAAATCGTGCTGGTGTTGACGCTGATGGTGACATCGAAAGGGATTGCTGGCGTGCCGGGCGTCTCCTTCGTGGTACTACTGGCAACGCTTGGTAGTGTGGGGATCCCACTGGAAGGCCTGGCCTTTATCGCGGGTGTGGACCGTATTCTCGACATGGCGCGTACTGCGCTGAACGTGGTGGGGAATGCGCTGGCGGTACTGGTTATCGCCAAATGGGAACACAAGTTTGACCGTAAAAAAGCGCTGGCGTATGAGCGCGAAGTGCTGGGCTCATTCGATAAAACCGCCCAGTAA
- the yjcO gene encoding Sel1 family TPR-like repeat protein YjcO — protein sequence MKPLLALMLLMTFFARAADPEPGSQYLQAAEAGDKRAQYYLADSWFSFGDLSKAEYWAQKSADNGDADACALLAQIKITNPVSLDYPEAKMLAEKAAQAGSKAGEITLARILVNTQAGRPDYPKAISLLQNASENLESDVAVDAQMLLGLIYANGVGIQADDDKATWYFKRSSAISRTGYSEYWAGMMFLNGEQGFIEKNKQKALHWLNLSCSEGFDTGCEEFEKLTNG from the coding sequence ATGAAACCACTTCTTGCATTGATGTTATTGATGACATTCTTTGCCCGTGCTGCCGATCCTGAGCCAGGAAGCCAGTATTTGCAGGCCGCAGAGGCAGGTGACAAACGCGCGCAATATTACCTTGCTGACAGCTGGTTTAGCTTCGGCGATTTGAGCAAAGCTGAATACTGGGCGCAGAAATCCGCTGACAATGGCGATGCGGATGCCTGTGCGCTGCTGGCGCAAATTAAGATCACTAACCCGGTCAGTCTGGATTACCCGGAAGCGAAAATGCTGGCCGAAAAGGCCGCCCAGGCGGGCAGTAAAGCGGGCGAAATTACGCTGGCGCGCATTCTGGTCAATACTCAGGCCGGTAGACCCGATTACCCCAAAGCCATTTCCCTGCTGCAAAACGCTTCTGAAAATCTGGAGAGCGATGTTGCCGTAGATGCGCAGATGTTGCTCGGTCTGATTTATGCTAACGGCGTAGGGATTCAGGCAGACGATGATAAAGCAACCTGGTACTTCAAACGCAGCTCTGCCATCTCCCGTACCGGCTATTCCGAATACTGGGCGGGAATGATGTTTCTGAACGGTGAACAGGGCTTTATTGAGAAGAATAAACAGAAGGCGCTGCACTGGTTAAATCTGAGCTGTAGCGAGGGGTTCGATACCGGCTGCGAGGAGTTTGAGAAGTTGACGAACGGATGA